A genomic stretch from Hemicordylus capensis ecotype Gifberg chromosome 1, rHemCap1.1.pri, whole genome shotgun sequence includes:
- the LCT gene encoding lactase/phlorizin hydrolase isoform X6, with protein MKVLLFGLNFNECSSRRENRFATVASIFSAIRKDQSFAIGYDVNDFLDNSSDKAVWLYTQNLAIQLKPKEAQQSVVAPLSSYQMIWETFANQSESERDIFLHDVFPSGFLWGTSTGSFNVEGGWAEDGKGESIWDRFGHEGHVHMKQTADVACDSYHKIEYDTYLLRGLQPNIYKFSISWPRIFHNGSKDSLNPQGVDYYNKLIDTLLDSNIEPMVTLFHWDLPQALQDLGGWQNESIINAFVDYASFCFATFGDRVKFWITFHEPWVISYAGYGTGQHPPGIADPGEASYQVAHVILKAHARAWHVYDIHYRPKQHGKVGIVLNSDWAEPKSPGSPDDVRAAELYLQFMLGWFAHPIFVNGDYPDILKSQIKQKNQECSTPIAKLPMFSDDEKLLLNGTADFFGLSHYTSRYISASINHSCTPSYENIGDFSQHVDPSWPQTPAPWLYVVPWGLRRLLRFVSQEYTGSRLPIYIAGNGAPTDDGGDLINDTTRLDYYRLYINEALKAYNLDGVNLRGFVAWSFMDNFEWLSGYDPRFGLHQVDFDNPNRPRTPKRSAIYFAEIIHQNGLPQPKEEEFLYGKFPENFYWSVASAAYQIEGAWRADGKGLSIWDQFAHTPLKISNDENGDIACDSYHKMEADLAILKELKVTHYRFSISWPRILPDGTTQHINEAGLKYYERLVDALLAANIQPQVTMYHWDLPQALQNTGGWENETIIQTFKDYAELLFQRLGEKVKFWITLNEPYSISNIGHGYGVSAPGISARPGRAPYIVGHNLIKAHAEVWHLYNETYRSKQGGLISLAISAEWAEPKNPYKQEDIDAARRHVQFFAGWFAHPIFKNGDYSEVMKQRIRERSQGQSRLPVFTESEKQRIKGTFDFFGLNHYTTILASNLNYPALITSYDADRGVASITDRSWLGSGSFWLKVTPFGFRRLLKWIKEEYNNPPIYVTENGISERVDGGFHDIWRIHYLKNYINEALKGVVLDGIDLRGYTVWSLMDNFEWAVGFAERFGLYFTNYTDPNLSRIPKESSKYYTSIIRCNGFPDPASGPHLCLDPQPESTGGTPAPTSSAIWPTHDATTEKVEFLGLNLTSSHAEVALYVMFALLLVAVLGLAIFSCVYRKVAKKAHNQFLN; from the exons GTTGTACACACAAAACCTGGCCATCCAGCTAaagccaaaggaggcacagcagtCTGTCGTCGCCCCGCTTTCATCCTATCAAATGATCTGGGAAACATTTGCAAATCAATCTGAGTCAGAGAGAGATATTTTCCTACATGATGTTTTCCCTAGTGGTTTTCTCTGGggaacatcaacaggatcattTAATGTTGAAGGGGGCTGGGCAGAGGATGGGAAAGGAGAGAGTATTTGGGACCGATTTGGGCATGAAGGCCATGTCCATATGAAGCAAACAGCAGATGTTGCGTGTGATAGCTACCACAAGATAGAGTATGATACTTACCTGCTTAGAGGCCTTCAGCCAAACATCTATAAATTTTCTATATCGTGGCCTAGGATTTTTCACAATGGGAGTAAGGATAGCTTAAATCCTCAAGGAGTGGATTACTACAACAAGCTCATAGACACCTTGCTAGATTCTAACATTGAACCTATGGTGACCTTGTTCCATTGGGACCTGCCACAAGCTCTGCAGGATCTCGGTGGCTGGCAAAATGAGAGCATCATAAATGCCTTTGTAGATTATGCATCTTTCTGCTTTGCCACTTTTGGGGATCGGGTTAAATTCTGGATTACGTTCCATGAACCTTGGGTCATTAGCTATGCTGGCTATGGAACTGGACAGCACCCTCCAGGAATTGCTGATCCAGGAGAGGCATCATACCAG GTGGCTCATGTTATTCTCAAGGCTCATGCTCGAGCCTGGCATGTTTATGACATCCACTATCGCCCCAAACAGCACGGGAAAGTGGGAATTGTGTTGAATTCAGACTGGGCTGAACCCAAGTCCCCAGGAAGTCCTGACGATGTGAGAGCAGCAGAACTCTACTTGCAGTTCATGTTGGGCTGGTTTGCTCACCCAATCTTTGTCAACGGTGATTACCCAGATATCCTGAAATCCCAAATCAAACAGAAGAACCAGGAATGCTCTACCCCAATCGCCAAACTTCCCATGTTCAGTGATGATGAGAAGCTTTTGTTGAATGGGACTGCTGACTTCTTTGGCCTTTCCCACTACACTTCTAGGTATATTAGTGCTTCCATTAATCATTCCTGCACTCCAAGCTATGAGAATATTGGGGACTTTTCCCAACACGTGGATCCTTCTTGGCCCCAGACACCTGCACCTTGGCTCTATGTAGTTCCCTGGGGACTGAGGAGACTGCTGCGGTTCGTGTCCCAAGAATACACAGGAAGCAGGCTCCCAATTTACATAGCAGGGAATGGCGCACCAACGGATGATGGAGGTGATTTGATCAATGATACTACAAGACTGGATTACTACCGTCTCTATATCAATGAAGCTTTAAAAG CCTACAACCTGGACGGGGTGAATCTTCGAGGCTTTGTTGCTTGGTCTTTCATGGATAATTTTGAATGGTTGAGTGGTTACGATCCAAGATTCGGACTTCACCAGGTTGACTTTGACAATCCAAACCGGCCACGAACCCCAAAACGTTCTGCTATATATTTTGCTGAAATCATACACCAAAATGGACTCCCGCAGCCAAAAGAGGAGGAGTTTCTTTATGGGAAGTTTCCAGAGAACTTTTACTGGAGTGTGGCATCTGCAGCATATCAG ATTGAAGGAgcctggagagcagatgggaaagGCCTCAGCATTTGGGACCAGTTCGCTCATACTCCTCTGAAAATCAGCAATGATGAAAATGGAGACATTGCCTGTGACAGCTACCACAAGATGGAGGCAGACTTGGCCATTCTGAAAGAGCTCAAGGTGACTCATTATCGCTTCTCGATTTCCTGGCCTCGCATCCTCCCTGATGGAACCACCCAACATATAAATGAAGCTGGACTGAAATACTATGAAAGACTTGTTGATGCTCTCCTCGCAGCTAATATCCAGCCTCAG GTAACTATGTACCATTGGGACCTTCCTCAGGCCCTTCAGAACACTGGAGGGTGGGAAAATGAGACCATAATCCAGACATTCAAAGACtatgcagagctcctctttcaGAGGCTTGGAGAGAAGGTGAAATTTTGGATAACCTTGAATGAGCCCTACTCCATCTCTAATATTGGGCATGGTTATGGAGTATCTGCTCCAG GAATTTCTGCCAGACCAGGCCGTGCCCCTTACATAGTGGGTCACAACCTAATCAAGGCCCATGCAGAAGTCTGGCATCTCTACAATGAAACATACCGTTCCAAACAAGGAGGGCTGATCTCTCTTGCCATCAGCGCAGAGTGGGCTGAACCAAAGAACCCTTACAAGCAAGAAGACATTGATGCAGCCAGGCGACATGTTCAG TTTTTTGCTGGTTGGTTTGCTCACCCTATCTTCAAAAACGGAGACTATAGTGAGGTGATGAAGCAGAGGATACGAGAGAGAAGCCAGGGCCAATCGCG aCTCCCTGTATTTACTGAAAGTGAAAAGCAGAGGATTAAAGGCACCTTTGATTTCTTTGGTTTGAACCACTATACCACAATACTGGCATCCAACTTAAATTATCCTGCTTTGATTACATCCTATGATGCCGACAG GGGGGTTGCTTCAATAACAGACCGCAGCTGGTTGGGCTCTGGCTCCTTTTGGTTGAAGGTAACCCCTTTTGGCTTCAGGAGACTACTGAAGTGGATTAAGGAAGAATACAATAATCCACCTATTTACGTCACTGAGAATGGAATTTCAGAACGTGTAGATGGGGGCTTCCATGATATCTGGCGAATTCATTACTTAAAGAATTACATCAATGAAGCTTTAAAAG GAGTTGTACTTGATGGCATTGATCTGCGAGGCTACACAGTATGGAGCTTGATGGACAATTTTGAATGGGCAGTGGGATTTGCTGAAAGATTTGGATTGTATTTTACCAACTACACAGACCCAAATCTGTCCAGGATTCCAAAGGAGTCTTCAAAATACTACACATCTATCATCCGGTGTAATGGCTTTCCAGATCCAGCATCTGGACCCCATTTGTGTCTAGATCCACAACCTGAAA GCACTGGTGGTACTCCTGCACCAACTAGCAGCGCCATTTGGCCTACACACGATGCCACCACGGAGAAAGTGGAATTCTTGGGACTGAACTTGACTTCATCTCATGCAGAAGTAGCCCTTTATGTGATGTTTGCACTATTACTGGTGGCTGTACTGGGCCTTGCTATTTTCTCATGTGTATACAGGAAGGTGGCCAAAAAGGCCCACAACCAATTTTTAAACTAA
- the LCT gene encoding lactase/phlorizin hydrolase isoform X2 → MKVLLFGLNFNECSSRRENRFATVASIFSAIRKDQSFAIGYDVNDFLDNSSDKAVWLYTQNLAIQLKPKEAQQSVVAPLSSYQMIWETFANQSESERDIFLHDVFPSGFLWGTSTGSFNVEGGWAEDGKGESIWDRFGHEGHVHMKQTADVACDSYHKIEYDTYLLRGLQPNIYKFSISWPRIFHNGSKDSLNPQGVDYYNKLIDTLLDSNIEPMVTLFHWDLPQALQDLGGWQNESIINAFVDYASFCFATFGDRVKFWITFHEPWVISYAGYGTGQHPPGIADPGEASYQVAHVILKAHARAWHVYDIHYRPKQHGKVGIVLNSDWAEPKSPGSPDDVRAAELYLQFMLGWFAHPIFVNGDYPDILKSQIKQKNQECSTPIAKLPMFSDDEKLLLNGTADFFGLSHYTSRYISASINHSCTPSYENIGDFSQHVDPSWPQTPAPWLYVVPWGLRRLLRFVSQEYTGSRLPIYIAGNGAPTDDGGDLINDTTRLDYYRLYINEALKAIKLDAIDVQSYIARSLIDGFEGSSGYSQKFGLHHVNFENANRQRTPKESAYLFSTVIENNGFPSNVTRKFIQPLKKDVSMSTKLPSLPASDVPSKAKVVWEKFSTQTNFERDMYFYGTFPEGFLWGVSTSAYQTEGAWDADGKGPSIWDNFTHIPGNINNNDTGDIACDSYNKVDEDLYLLRALRVNTYRFSLSWPRIFPNGRINSINRQGVDYYNRLIDGLLARNITPMVTLYHWDMPQALQDIGGWENPILIELFDNFADFCFQTFGDRVKFWVTFNEPIAISWLGYDLGTFPPNMKDDPGYTVYKITHTILKAHARVYHTYDQKYRQSQKGVISLSLNIDWVEPKTPNDPRDVETADRYLQFMAGWFAHPIFKNGDYPEAMKWKVGNRSELQKLPSSRLPVFTEEEREYIRGTADVFCLNYYTSKIITHKTTRLKPYSYENDQERELKTDLSWPTSALDGMRAVPWGLRRLLNWIKEEYGNPPIYITENGVGIKTKSDVDDTSRIFYYKTHIDEALKAYNLDGVNLRGFVAWSFMDNFEWLSGYDPRFGLHQVDFDNPNRPRTPKRSAIYFAEIIHQNGLPQPKEEEFLYGKFPENFYWSVASAAYQIEGAWRADGKGLSIWDQFAHTPLKISNDENGDIACDSYHKMEADLAILKELKVTHYRFSISWPRILPDGTTQHINEAGLKYYERLVDALLAANIQPQVTMYHWDLPQALQNTGGWENETIIQTFKDYAELLFQRLGEKVKFWITLNEPYSISNIGHGYGVSAPGISARPGRAPYIVGHNLIKAHAEVWHLYNETYRSKQGGLISLAISAEWAEPKNPYKQEDIDAARRHVQFFAGWFAHPIFKNGDYSEVMKQRIRERSQGQSRLPVFTESEKQRIKGTFDFFGLNHYTTILASNLNYPALITSYDADRGVASITDRSWLGSGSFWLKVTPFGFRRLLKWIKEEYNNPPIYVTENGISERVDGGFHDIWRIHYLKNYINEALKDPNLSRIPKESSKYYTSIIRCNGFPDPASGPHLCLDPQPESTGGTPAPTSSAIWPTHDATTEKVEFLGLNLTSSHAEVALYVMFALLLVAVLGLAIFSCVYRKVAKKAHNQFLN, encoded by the exons GTTGTACACACAAAACCTGGCCATCCAGCTAaagccaaaggaggcacagcagtCTGTCGTCGCCCCGCTTTCATCCTATCAAATGATCTGGGAAACATTTGCAAATCAATCTGAGTCAGAGAGAGATATTTTCCTACATGATGTTTTCCCTAGTGGTTTTCTCTGGggaacatcaacaggatcattTAATGTTGAAGGGGGCTGGGCAGAGGATGGGAAAGGAGAGAGTATTTGGGACCGATTTGGGCATGAAGGCCATGTCCATATGAAGCAAACAGCAGATGTTGCGTGTGATAGCTACCACAAGATAGAGTATGATACTTACCTGCTTAGAGGCCTTCAGCCAAACATCTATAAATTTTCTATATCGTGGCCTAGGATTTTTCACAATGGGAGTAAGGATAGCTTAAATCCTCAAGGAGTGGATTACTACAACAAGCTCATAGACACCTTGCTAGATTCTAACATTGAACCTATGGTGACCTTGTTCCATTGGGACCTGCCACAAGCTCTGCAGGATCTCGGTGGCTGGCAAAATGAGAGCATCATAAATGCCTTTGTAGATTATGCATCTTTCTGCTTTGCCACTTTTGGGGATCGGGTTAAATTCTGGATTACGTTCCATGAACCTTGGGTCATTAGCTATGCTGGCTATGGAACTGGACAGCACCCTCCAGGAATTGCTGATCCAGGAGAGGCATCATACCAG GTGGCTCATGTTATTCTCAAGGCTCATGCTCGAGCCTGGCATGTTTATGACATCCACTATCGCCCCAAACAGCACGGGAAAGTGGGAATTGTGTTGAATTCAGACTGGGCTGAACCCAAGTCCCCAGGAAGTCCTGACGATGTGAGAGCAGCAGAACTCTACTTGCAGTTCATGTTGGGCTGGTTTGCTCACCCAATCTTTGTCAACGGTGATTACCCAGATATCCTGAAATCCCAAATCAAACAGAAGAACCAGGAATGCTCTACCCCAATCGCCAAACTTCCCATGTTCAGTGATGATGAGAAGCTTTTGTTGAATGGGACTGCTGACTTCTTTGGCCTTTCCCACTACACTTCTAGGTATATTAGTGCTTCCATTAATCATTCCTGCACTCCAAGCTATGAGAATATTGGGGACTTTTCCCAACACGTGGATCCTTCTTGGCCCCAGACACCTGCACCTTGGCTCTATGTAGTTCCCTGGGGACTGAGGAGACTGCTGCGGTTCGTGTCCCAAGAATACACAGGAAGCAGGCTCCCAATTTACATAGCAGGGAATGGCGCACCAACGGATGATGGAGGTGATTTGATCAATGATACTACAAGACTGGATTACTACCGTCTCTATATCAATGAAGCTTTAAAAG CTATAAAACTAGATGCCATTGATGTGCAGTCATACATTGCCCGATCTTTGATTGACGGCTTTGAAGGCTCATCAGGTTATAGCCAAAAGTTTGGCTTACACCATGTGAATTTTGAAAATGCAAACAGACAAAGGACCCCAAAGGAATCGGCATATCTCTTCTCCACTGTTATAGAAAATAATGGATTTCCTAGCAATGTTACAAGGAAATTTATTCAGCCACTCAAAAAGGATGTCTCCATGTCCACAAAGTTACCTAGTTTACCAGCTTCTGACGTTCCTTCAAAGGCAAAGGTGGTTTGGGAAAAATTTTCAACCCAGACTAATTTTGAAAGAGACATGTATTTTTACGGCACTTTCCCAGAAGGTTTTCTGTGGGGTGTTTCCACTTCTGCCTACCAAACTGAAGGAGCTTGGGATGCAGATGGGAAAGGACCTAGCATCTGGGATAACTTTACTCATATCCCAGGGAATATTAACAACAATGATACAGGAGATATAGCTTGTGACAGTTACAATAAAGTAGATGAAGACCTTTATTTACTGAGAGCTTTAAGGGTAAATACCTATCGCTTCTCCCTCTCATGGCCTCGTATTTTTCCAAATGGAAGAATTAATTCCATAAATAGACAAGGTGTTGATTATTACAACCGATTGATTGATGGTCTGCTTGCCCGAAATATCACCCCGATGGTCACGCTCTACCACTGGGATATGCCCCAAGCTCTGCAAGACATTGGTGGCTGGGAGAATCCCATATTAATTGAACTATTTGATAATTTTGCAGACTTTTGTTTTCAGACATTTGGAGACAGGGTCAAGTTCTGGGTTACTTTCAATGAACCTATTGCGATTTCATGGCTAGGCTATGATCTGGGAACGTTCCCCCCAAATATGAAAGATGATCCAGGTTATACTGTCTATAAGATTACTCATACAATACTGAAAGCTCATGCCAGAGTCTACCATACCTATGACCAGAAATACAGACAGAGTCAGAAAGGTGTCATTTCTTTGAGTCTTAACATAGATTGGGTTGAACCGAAGACACCGAATGATCCCCGGGATGTGGAAACAGCTGATCGTTACCTTCAGTTCATGGCAGGGTGGTTTGCACAtccgatttttaaaaatggtgattacCCAGAGGCCATGAAGTGGAAAGTAGGGAACAGGAGTGAGCTACAGAAGCTGCCATCTTCCCGGCTACCTGTTTTcacagaagaggagagagaataTATCAGGGGCACAGCAGATGTCTTCTGCCTGAACTATTATACCTCCAAAATTATCACACACAAGACCACTAGGCTGAAACCATACTCTTACGAGAACGACCAAGAACGAGAGCTGAAGACTGACCTTTCTTGGCCTACCTCAGCACTGGATGGAATGCGAGCAGTACCCTGGGGGCTGCGGAGGCTACTAAACTGGATCAAAGAGGAATATGGCAATCCTCCCATTTATATTACTGAGAATGGGGTTGGGATCAAAACTAAATCTGACGTGGATGATACCAGCAGGATCTTTTACTACAAAACTCACATTGATGAAGCCTTGAAAG CCTACAACCTGGACGGGGTGAATCTTCGAGGCTTTGTTGCTTGGTCTTTCATGGATAATTTTGAATGGTTGAGTGGTTACGATCCAAGATTCGGACTTCACCAGGTTGACTTTGACAATCCAAACCGGCCACGAACCCCAAAACGTTCTGCTATATATTTTGCTGAAATCATACACCAAAATGGACTCCCGCAGCCAAAAGAGGAGGAGTTTCTTTATGGGAAGTTTCCAGAGAACTTTTACTGGAGTGTGGCATCTGCAGCATATCAG ATTGAAGGAgcctggagagcagatgggaaagGCCTCAGCATTTGGGACCAGTTCGCTCATACTCCTCTGAAAATCAGCAATGATGAAAATGGAGACATTGCCTGTGACAGCTACCACAAGATGGAGGCAGACTTGGCCATTCTGAAAGAGCTCAAGGTGACTCATTATCGCTTCTCGATTTCCTGGCCTCGCATCCTCCCTGATGGAACCACCCAACATATAAATGAAGCTGGACTGAAATACTATGAAAGACTTGTTGATGCTCTCCTCGCAGCTAATATCCAGCCTCAG GTAACTATGTACCATTGGGACCTTCCTCAGGCCCTTCAGAACACTGGAGGGTGGGAAAATGAGACCATAATCCAGACATTCAAAGACtatgcagagctcctctttcaGAGGCTTGGAGAGAAGGTGAAATTTTGGATAACCTTGAATGAGCCCTACTCCATCTCTAATATTGGGCATGGTTATGGAGTATCTGCTCCAG GAATTTCTGCCAGACCAGGCCGTGCCCCTTACATAGTGGGTCACAACCTAATCAAGGCCCATGCAGAAGTCTGGCATCTCTACAATGAAACATACCGTTCCAAACAAGGAGGGCTGATCTCTCTTGCCATCAGCGCAGAGTGGGCTGAACCAAAGAACCCTTACAAGCAAGAAGACATTGATGCAGCCAGGCGACATGTTCAG TTTTTTGCTGGTTGGTTTGCTCACCCTATCTTCAAAAACGGAGACTATAGTGAGGTGATGAAGCAGAGGATACGAGAGAGAAGCCAGGGCCAATCGCG aCTCCCTGTATTTACTGAAAGTGAAAAGCAGAGGATTAAAGGCACCTTTGATTTCTTTGGTTTGAACCACTATACCACAATACTGGCATCCAACTTAAATTATCCTGCTTTGATTACATCCTATGATGCCGACAG GGGGGTTGCTTCAATAACAGACCGCAGCTGGTTGGGCTCTGGCTCCTTTTGGTTGAAGGTAACCCCTTTTGGCTTCAGGAGACTACTGAAGTGGATTAAGGAAGAATACAATAATCCACCTATTTACGTCACTGAGAATGGAATTTCAGAACGTGTAGATGGGGGCTTCCATGATATCTGGCGAATTCATTACTTAAAGAATTACATCAATGAAGCTTTAAAAG ACCCAAATCTGTCCAGGATTCCAAAGGAGTCTTCAAAATACTACACATCTATCATCCGGTGTAATGGCTTTCCAGATCCAGCATCTGGACCCCATTTGTGTCTAGATCCACAACCTGAAA GCACTGGTGGTACTCCTGCACCAACTAGCAGCGCCATTTGGCCTACACACGATGCCACCACGGAGAAAGTGGAATTCTTGGGACTGAACTTGACTTCATCTCATGCAGAAGTAGCCCTTTATGTGATGTTTGCACTATTACTGGTGGCTGTACTGGGCCTTGCTATTTTCTCATGTGTATACAGGAAGGTGGCCAAAAAGGCCCACAACCAATTTTTAAACTAA